A portion of the Microlunatus phosphovorus NM-1 genome contains these proteins:
- a CDS encoding GNAT family N-acetyltransferase — protein sequence MSTTADYLAAYDAQLRTEAASAIAVTRLGPLYLATYLGGRGWITYGALDDDEGTAIAGLVPAALTHFGSDSEIARVEWKTRDHDHAPGLHEALVRHGFVAGEPESIMIGEAQLLAVDAPLPAGVSLRRVTSESDVRAMCAMESVVFDESEDMSDEMAEQLLHRLSLDDGMELWVAEADGAIVSAGRLEPVAGTDFAGIWGGGTLPQWRHQGIYRALTAARARSALSLGKTLIQSDSTEFSRPILERAGLVKVSTTTPYEWRR from the coding sequence ATGTCCACCACTGCCGACTATCTCGCCGCCTACGACGCCCAACTGCGCACCGAGGCGGCGAGTGCGATCGCTGTCACCCGCCTCGGACCGTTGTATCTGGCGACGTACCTCGGCGGGCGCGGCTGGATCACCTACGGGGCACTCGACGATGACGAAGGCACGGCCATCGCTGGGCTGGTCCCCGCGGCCCTCACGCACTTCGGCAGCGACTCCGAGATAGCCCGGGTCGAGTGGAAGACCCGCGATCACGACCACGCGCCGGGACTGCACGAAGCCCTGGTGCGGCACGGGTTCGTGGCCGGTGAACCGGAGTCGATCATGATCGGCGAGGCCCAACTGCTGGCGGTCGATGCGCCCTTACCGGCAGGCGTGTCACTACGCCGAGTGACGAGTGAGTCAGACGTACGCGCCATGTGTGCAATGGAGAGCGTCGTGTTCGACGAGAGCGAGGACATGTCCGACGAGATGGCCGAGCAGCTGCTGCATCGGCTGTCCCTCGACGACGGGATGGAGCTCTGGGTAGCCGAGGCGGACGGCGCGATCGTGTCGGCCGGCCGCCTCGAGCCGGTTGCCGGCACGGACTTCGCCGGCATCTGGGGCGGGGGAACCCTGCCGCAATGGCGGCATCAAGGCATCTATCGCGCCCTGACCGCAGCCCGAGCTCGATCGGCGCTGAGCCTGGGCAAGACTCTGATCCAGAGTGACTCGACCGAGTTCTCCCGGCCGATCCTGGAGCGGGCCGGACTGGTCAAGGTCTCCACGACGACGCCGTACGAGTGGCGTCGCTGA
- the msrB gene encoding peptide-methionine (R)-S-oxide reductase MsrB has protein sequence MTENNPTTPGSTTTDPASAVGKIVKSEAEWRAQLTPFEYKVLREAGTERAFTGEYTDTTSQGVYRCRACGTELFRSDQKFSSHCGWPSFFAPLAEDRVRYIEDDSHFMKRVEVRCAACDSHLGHVFEGEGYDTPTDLRYCINSVSLTLEPKTS, from the coding sequence ATGACCGAGAACAATCCAACAACGCCCGGGTCGACGACCACCGATCCGGCGAGCGCGGTAGGCAAGATCGTCAAGTCCGAAGCGGAGTGGCGGGCGCAGCTGACGCCGTTCGAATACAAGGTGCTGCGTGAGGCGGGCACCGAGCGCGCCTTCACCGGTGAATACACCGACACGACCTCCCAGGGGGTGTACCGGTGCCGCGCCTGTGGCACCGAGCTCTTCCGCAGTGACCAGAAGTTCTCCTCGCATTGCGGCTGGCCTTCGTTCTTCGCACCGTTGGCCGAGGACCGGGTCCGCTACATCGAAGATGACAGCCACTTCATGAAGCGGGTCGAGGTGCGTTGTGCGGCCTGCGACTCTCATCTGGGGCATGTGTTCGAGGGCGAGGGCTACGACACCCCGACCGATCTGCGCTACTGCATCAACTCCGTCTCGTTGACGCTCGAGCCGAAAACCAGCTGA
- the erm gene encoding 23S ribosomal RNA methyltransferase Erm: protein MHQSRLGRQEFGQNFLVDTRVIDHIVGLVAERPGPIVEWGTGNGALTLGLDRLGRRLEGIEIDPRRVQELKRKVGPHVCISEGDILRHAPPAGAVLVSNIPFHLTTPILRHLLRSRRWTDAVLVTQWEVARKRAGVGGATQLTAQWWPWYEFALDQRIPSTAFRPRPSIDAGLLLIHRRSEPLLPEQKQRSYQAWVARVFSSRGRGIVEILRRNGVPRRIAADLVRRERNRPVALARDLLAEDWATAYRSAQGS, encoded by the coding sequence ATGCACCAATCCCGTCTCGGTCGGCAGGAGTTCGGCCAGAACTTTCTCGTCGATACCAGGGTCATCGACCACATCGTGGGCCTCGTCGCAGAGCGACCCGGTCCGATCGTGGAGTGGGGCACCGGCAACGGCGCCCTCACGTTGGGCCTGGACCGGCTCGGCCGCCGTCTCGAGGGCATCGAGATCGATCCCCGTCGTGTCCAGGAGCTCAAGCGGAAGGTCGGTCCCCACGTTTGCATCTCGGAGGGTGACATCCTCCGGCACGCGCCGCCAGCCGGTGCTGTCCTGGTGTCGAACATCCCGTTTCACCTGACCACACCCATTCTCCGACATCTTCTCCGATCGCGACGCTGGACCGATGCCGTGCTCGTCACGCAATGGGAGGTCGCCCGTAAACGCGCTGGTGTCGGCGGGGCAACCCAGCTGACGGCGCAGTGGTGGCCCTGGTACGAATTTGCGCTCGACCAGCGCATTCCCTCCACAGCTTTCCGCCCGCGGCCCTCGATCGATGCGGGGCTGCTCCTCATCCATCGACGCAGCGAGCCTTTGCTTCCGGAGCAGAAGCAGCGGAGCTACCAAGCCTGGGTGGCACGTGTCTTCAGCAGCCGAGGCCGCGGAATCGTCGAGATTCTGCGGCGCAATGGCGTACCGCGTCGCATCGCAGCCGACCTGGTCCGAAGGGAGCGAAACCGCCCGGTGGCACTGGCGCGTGACCTGCTTGCGGAGGACTGGGCAACCGCCTATCGATCGGCGCAGGGCAGCTGA
- a CDS encoding cryptochrome/photolyase family protein codes for MVWLRRDLRRADLPLLAAAHEGAGGGQVIVCFVLDPAIFDRAGPARQAWLAANLLALRETYQGRLTLLHGDPVDVLPGFAQEHGATAVHVSTETQPFGAARDARVRAALAEVGVEWVETGSPYAVTPGRVRNKAGDPFAVFTPFARAWRDHGWRAPAEEPASLQLADAASGPEPWAILECALARKGVPELPPAGEAAALARWRTFLSDGLQGYAAHRDRPDLDHTSRLSPYLKFGVLHPRTLLADLADCRGAGADRLITELAWREFYADVLHHHPGSLDADLRDGLTGMAYEEDPQLVEAWQQGRTGYPLVDAGMRQLLALGWMHNRVRMVTASFLTKDLHVWWPLGARWFLDHLIDGDLASNTHGWQWTAGTGTDAAPYFRVFNPVLQGVKFDPHADYVRRWIPELRHLCGAAAHEPWKQDDGYAHGYPQRVVDHADERRGALARYEAARGGNSR; via the coding sequence ATCGTCTGGCTTCGTCGCGACCTGCGGCGAGCGGATCTGCCCTTGCTGGCCGCCGCACACGAGGGTGCCGGCGGTGGTCAGGTCATCGTCTGTTTCGTGCTCGACCCAGCCATCTTCGATCGTGCCGGGCCGGCACGGCAGGCGTGGCTGGCGGCGAATCTGCTCGCCTTGCGCGAGACCTACCAGGGCCGACTCACGTTGCTGCACGGTGATCCCGTCGACGTTCTCCCCGGATTCGCGCAGGAACATGGTGCGACCGCTGTCCATGTCAGCACTGAGACCCAGCCTTTCGGAGCGGCTCGGGACGCTCGGGTCCGGGCAGCGTTGGCCGAGGTCGGCGTCGAGTGGGTCGAGACCGGCAGCCCGTACGCGGTGACTCCCGGCCGAGTGCGGAACAAGGCCGGCGATCCGTTCGCCGTCTTCACCCCGTTCGCCCGGGCATGGCGCGACCACGGCTGGCGGGCTCCGGCGGAGGAACCGGCTTCGCTCCAACTGGCCGACGCAGCGAGCGGTCCCGAGCCGTGGGCGATCCTAGAGTGCGCGCTTGCCCGGAAAGGTGTGCCCGAGCTGCCGCCGGCGGGGGAGGCGGCCGCCCTGGCTCGGTGGCGGACGTTCCTGAGCGATGGACTGCAGGGCTATGCCGCACACCGCGACCGGCCCGATCTGGACCACACGTCGCGGCTGTCGCCGTACCTCAAGTTCGGGGTGCTGCATCCACGAACGCTGCTGGCCGACTTGGCAGACTGTCGCGGTGCGGGCGCGGACCGGTTGATCACCGAGCTCGCCTGGCGCGAGTTCTATGCCGATGTCCTGCATCATCATCCGGGCAGTCTCGACGCCGATCTGCGCGATGGCCTGACGGGAATGGCGTACGAGGAGGATCCACAGCTGGTCGAAGCCTGGCAGCAAGGACGGACCGGCTATCCCTTGGTGGACGCGGGAATGCGTCAACTGCTCGCCCTCGGCTGGATGCACAATCGGGTCCGGATGGTCACGGCCAGCTTCCTCACCAAGGATCTACACGTCTGGTGGCCGCTGGGTGCCCGCTGGTTCCTGGACCATCTCATCGACGGCGATCTCGCCTCCAACACCCACGGCTGGCAGTGGACCGCCGGCACCGGGACTGACGCTGCGCCCTACTTCCGGGTGTTCAACCCAGTGCTGCAGGGAGTGAAGTTCGACCCGCACGCTGACTACGTACGTCGCTGGATCCCCGAGCTTCGCCACCTCTGCGGTGCGGCTGCCCACGAGCCGTGGAAGCAGGATGACGGCTACGCCCATGGCTATCCGCAGCGGGTCGTCGACCACGCCGACGAGCGCCGTGGAGCACTCGCCCGATACGAAGCTGCTCGTGGTGGCAACAGCCGATGA
- a CDS encoding CPBP family intramembrane glutamic endopeptidase yields MTERNRSDSPGREPVRRGPVAEVRAFFDAALLQPTERNYDETPAQRLRRLIVVAATVVLGTIALGLALAIPPGDPRFYLASLGVAGVWIVGALVSGPLHLGRGRTRAGTTSRGVLQGFILGAMLLAVFLAGAFVIARIPLLRTPVEQLLDHVRHGSLGLVALVTVVGGIAEELFFRGAVFAAFSRRFNLVGSTVSYAASTLFSGVPLLTFAAACLGLLTAAQRRVTGGVAGPITSHLTWSLGMLLLLGPVLDLGG; encoded by the coding sequence ATGACTGAGCGCAATCGCTCGGATTCGCCGGGCCGCGAGCCGGTGCGACGTGGCCCCGTCGCAGAGGTCCGAGCCTTCTTCGACGCGGCGCTGCTTCAGCCGACGGAGCGAAACTATGACGAGACACCGGCACAGCGGCTGCGGCGACTGATCGTGGTGGCGGCCACGGTTGTCCTCGGCACGATCGCGCTGGGTCTGGCGCTGGCGATCCCGCCCGGCGACCCGCGCTTCTATCTCGCTTCTTTGGGGGTCGCCGGGGTGTGGATCGTGGGCGCCCTGGTCTCTGGGCCGCTGCACCTGGGACGCGGTCGAACCCGGGCCGGAACCACCAGCCGGGGAGTCCTGCAAGGGTTCATCCTCGGCGCCATGCTGCTCGCCGTCTTCTTGGCTGGCGCATTCGTGATTGCCCGGATTCCGCTGCTGCGAACCCCCGTCGAACAGCTCCTCGACCATGTCCGTCACGGATCGCTGGGGCTCGTCGCGCTGGTGACCGTGGTGGGCGGCATTGCCGAGGAGCTGTTCTTCCGTGGGGCGGTCTTCGCGGCCTTCTCCCGGCGCTTCAACCTGGTGGGCTCGACGGTGTCATATGCCGCGTCGACTCTGTTCTCCGGGGTGCCGCTGCTCACTTTCGCGGCTGCGTGCCTGGGCCTGCTGACTGCCGCGCAGCGGCGCGTCACCGGGGGTGTGGCCGGCCCCATCACCTCACATCTGACCTGGTCACTGGGCATGCTCCTGCTGCTCGGCCCGGTCCTCGACCTAGGAGGCTGA
- a CDS encoding tryptophan-rich sensory protein, with the protein MSRTALVTGATGAVGSRLVPALLDAGWQVRVLSRSPDKLDSAWHERVEVVEGDAADPEVLRRALDGVEVAYYLLHSMDADGDFVERDRRLAHGFAAAAGAADVGRLVYLGGLHPDGPLSPHLASRVEVGEILLASGVPTAVLQAGVVLGADSASFAMLRHLTERLPVMVGPKWLQNRIQPIAVDDAVHYLVRAAELAPEVNRTIDIGMDEVLTYAEMMQRYARLAGLAPRLVATVPVLTPWLASHWVGLVTPVAAGVAKPLVGSLIHEAVRRDGDASRLLGDPAGGLLGYDKAVRCALAGTDPKRWSRTVLQVGAAVAACAVVGSVATTPDSSWYRRLRKPRWQPPPAAFPVVWTSLYAAITVAATATIAELEDQGREADAAAFWRALTVNLALNSGWSVVFFRLHRLPLATLWSALLAASSTDLARRAAATGPGKATALGAYAGWTGFATVLSGAVARLNRRH; encoded by the coding sequence ATGTCTCGTACGGCTCTCGTTACCGGTGCCACCGGTGCGGTCGGATCCCGGCTCGTCCCCGCGCTGCTGGACGCCGGCTGGCAGGTCCGGGTGTTGTCTCGCAGCCCCGACAAGCTCGACAGCGCCTGGCACGAACGGGTCGAGGTCGTCGAGGGCGACGCCGCGGATCCTGAGGTGCTGCGTCGAGCGCTCGATGGGGTCGAGGTCGCGTACTACCTGCTGCACTCGATGGACGCTGACGGCGATTTCGTCGAGCGCGATCGCCGGCTGGCCCACGGGTTCGCGGCTGCCGCCGGAGCCGCCGACGTCGGCAGGCTGGTCTATCTCGGCGGGCTCCATCCCGACGGGCCTCTCTCGCCGCACCTGGCGTCTCGGGTAGAGGTGGGGGAGATCCTGCTGGCATCCGGCGTTCCCACCGCGGTGCTGCAGGCGGGAGTGGTGCTCGGCGCGGACTCGGCGTCCTTCGCGATGCTGCGCCATCTCACCGAGCGGCTGCCGGTCATGGTCGGCCCGAAGTGGCTGCAGAACCGGATCCAACCCATCGCCGTCGACGATGCCGTGCACTACCTCGTCCGGGCGGCTGAGTTGGCTCCCGAAGTCAATCGCACGATCGACATCGGTATGGACGAGGTGCTCACCTATGCCGAGATGATGCAGCGGTATGCCCGGCTCGCCGGTCTGGCGCCTCGGCTGGTGGCGACGGTCCCAGTGCTGACACCGTGGCTCGCCTCCCACTGGGTCGGTCTGGTCACGCCCGTGGCCGCCGGGGTCGCCAAGCCCCTCGTCGGCAGCCTGATCCACGAGGCCGTGCGACGAGACGGCGACGCGTCCCGGTTGCTCGGCGATCCGGCCGGCGGCCTGCTCGGCTACGACAAGGCGGTACGGTGCGCGCTCGCCGGGACCGACCCGAAGCGCTGGAGTCGCACAGTGCTCCAGGTCGGCGCGGCGGTGGCCGCCTGCGCGGTCGTCGGCTCGGTCGCGACGACACCGGACTCCAGCTGGTATCGCCGGCTCCGCAAGCCGCGCTGGCAGCCGCCGCCGGCAGCCTTCCCGGTTGTCTGGACCTCGTTGTACGCCGCCATCACCGTGGCTGCCACGGCGACGATCGCCGAACTGGAGGACCAGGGGCGCGAGGCCGATGCGGCGGCCTTCTGGAGGGCGCTGACCGTCAACCTGGCTCTGAACTCCGGCTGGAGCGTGGTGTTCTTCCGGCTGCACCGGTTGCCGCTCGCCACGCTGTGGTCGGCGCTGCTCGCCGCGTCGTCGACGGATCTCGCTCGGCGGGCCGCCGCGACCGGGCCCGGCAAGGCGACCGCCCTGGGTGCGTACGCCGGATGGACCGGCTTCGCGACGGTCCTTTCCGGTGCGGTCGCCAGGCTCAACCGGCGGCATTAG
- a CDS encoding DNA polymerase domain-containing protein yields MAKSAAATVTAGEREVRVSSPDRIIYEATERTPAVTKLQVCEYFAAVGEPLMRALGERPTAMERWPDGWREGMRLAIGTQDREADGFYQKRLPKGAPDFVETVKVTFPSGRTADELCPTEPAALVWAAQMGALTFHPWPVRRPDVDHPDELRLDLDPQPGTTFADAQRIAGVARELLEELGMRGYPKTSGNRGIHIYVRIQPDHTFEDVRHAAIGFGRELERRDGGVTTNWWKEERGQRIFIDFNQNNRDRTIASAWSLRARPGAPVSTPMTWERLAEITDPREFNLTTVPDYLADGDPWADMDEVAYPLEPLLQLWETLPGGELNFPPDYPKMPGEPPRVQPSKKVASHWDEDGNRIG; encoded by the coding sequence ATGGCGAAGAGCGCAGCGGCGACCGTGACGGCAGGGGAGCGCGAGGTACGGGTCTCCAGTCCTGACCGGATCATCTATGAGGCGACCGAGCGCACTCCCGCGGTCACGAAGCTCCAGGTCTGCGAATATTTCGCAGCTGTTGGAGAGCCGCTGATGCGTGCCCTCGGTGAACGTCCGACCGCGATGGAACGGTGGCCCGACGGCTGGCGCGAGGGGATGCGACTGGCGATCGGTACTCAGGACCGCGAAGCTGACGGCTTCTATCAGAAGCGGCTGCCCAAGGGCGCACCCGATTTCGTCGAGACCGTCAAGGTCACCTTTCCCAGCGGCCGGACCGCCGACGAGTTGTGTCCGACGGAGCCGGCGGCCTTGGTCTGGGCGGCACAGATGGGTGCCCTGACCTTCCATCCCTGGCCGGTACGTCGCCCCGACGTCGACCACCCCGACGAGCTTCGGCTGGATCTCGACCCGCAGCCCGGCACCACCTTCGCCGATGCACAACGGATCGCAGGTGTTGCCCGGGAACTGCTCGAGGAGCTCGGGATGCGCGGCTATCCGAAGACCAGCGGCAATCGAGGCATCCACATCTACGTACGGATCCAGCCCGACCACACCTTCGAGGACGTACGTCACGCCGCCATCGGCTTCGGCCGTGAGCTGGAACGGCGAGACGGCGGAGTGACCACGAATTGGTGGAAGGAGGAACGGGGCCAGCGGATCTTCATCGACTTCAACCAGAACAACCGGGATCGCACCATCGCGAGCGCCTGGAGTCTGCGGGCCCGACCTGGGGCCCCGGTCAGCACGCCGATGACCTGGGAGCGGCTGGCCGAGATCACCGATCCGCGTGAGTTCAACCTGACCACGGTCCCGGATTACCTGGCCGACGGGGATCCGTGGGCGGACATGGACGAGGTCGCCTATCCGCTCGAGCCGTTGCTGCAGCTCTGGGAGACCCTGCCAGGGGGCGAGCTGAACTTCCCGCCGGACTATCCGAAGATGCCGGGCGAACCGCCTCGCGTGCAGCCGAGCAAGAAGGTCGCGAGCCACTGGGACGAGGACGGCAATCGGATCGGATGA
- a CDS encoding mycothiol transferase, which produces MARNSGEPPKSGVPGAQRWADYLDWVRMDVIRGTLRLSPIERRLPRVPSGWSPLELLSHVLHMEQRWFIWGFLGEPVDDPWGDWDVSDPTAANRAHWQVPSAVTGEQLANRLQEIGKRTREILASHPLDTVASLGGRFDADPPTLEWICFHVLAEYARHAGHLDIVVELGSHNR; this is translated from the coding sequence ATGGCCAGGAACTCGGGCGAACCACCGAAGTCGGGCGTGCCGGGTGCGCAGCGGTGGGCCGACTACCTCGACTGGGTGCGGATGGACGTCATTCGCGGCACACTGCGTCTGTCTCCGATCGAGAGACGTCTCCCGCGCGTGCCTTCGGGCTGGAGTCCGCTGGAGTTGTTGTCCCACGTGCTGCACATGGAGCAGCGATGGTTCATCTGGGGCTTCCTCGGGGAGCCCGTCGACGATCCGTGGGGCGATTGGGACGTATCAGATCCGACTGCGGCGAATCGGGCTCACTGGCAGGTGCCGTCGGCTGTCACCGGCGAGCAGCTCGCCAACCGACTCCAGGAGATCGGAAAGAGAACGCGGGAGATCCTCGCGAGTCATCCCCTCGACACCGTGGCGAGCCTCGGCGGCCGATTCGACGCCGACCCACCAACCCTCGAGTGGATCTGCTTCCATGTCTTGGCTGAGTATGCGCGCCACGCAGGGCACCTGGACATCGTGGTCGAGCTCGGATCACACAATCGCTGA
- a CDS encoding DUF2442 domain-containing protein, producing the protein MSSADVSARVDPYLVLVTDVRVLGRYVLELTFDTGETKILDMEPLMWGPVFQPVLVDYNLFCQVAVDHEAGTISWPTGADWAPDELYLKSKAAVPA; encoded by the coding sequence ATGAGTTCAGCTGACGTCTCAGCGAGAGTCGATCCCTACTTGGTGTTGGTGACCGACGTGCGCGTGCTCGGGCGCTACGTGCTCGAGCTGACCTTTGACACCGGTGAGACCAAGATCCTCGACATGGAGCCTTTGATGTGGGGGCCGGTCTTCCAACCGGTCCTCGTCGACTACAACCTCTTCTGCCAGGTCGCGGTCGATCACGAGGCGGGGACGATCTCGTGGCCCACCGGTGCCGATTGGGCCCCCGATGAGCTCTACCTCAAGTCAAAAGCAGCCGTGCCGGCCTGA
- a CDS encoding DUF4160 domain-containing protein, protein MTPIWYDGGEFKLYFYSREEHRLPHVAVMAGRRRLATVAVETGEILAGSLTAQQHRKIKKLLARHADSAVAAFEAALRQEPIARLDRDLRVVTRDEFS, encoded by the coding sequence GTGACGCCTATCTGGTACGACGGCGGCGAGTTCAAGCTCTACTTCTACAGCCGCGAGGAGCACCGCCTTCCGCATGTCGCCGTGATGGCTGGACGCCGACGGCTTGCGACGGTGGCTGTCGAGACCGGGGAGATTCTCGCCGGCTCACTGACTGCCCAGCAGCATCGGAAGATCAAGAAACTCCTAGCGCGCCACGCGGACTCGGCGGTCGCTGCATTCGAGGCAGCGCTGCGGCAGGAACCGATCGCTAGACTGGATCGAGATCTGAGGGTGGTGACAAGAGATGAGTTCAGCTGA
- a CDS encoding dihydrofolate reductase family protein produces MRLLHHADPRPSAELSRADLIDLYRWPEGGSGPVVRSNFVSTLDGSVQGLDGRSGSINTESDHEIFALLRALSDVIMVGAGTIRAEGYQAVDLQPWQRSIRSAEGLAPFPILVVVTRSLHLDPAFAAPPVEHGPVIVVTSGDHEPGTIEPLRDAGAEVLQVPGPTVNLGWVLDSLAARGERRILTEGGPSLHRDLLAAGLVDRLSLTLAPSVVGGVGHRSTAGAALPERADFDLDFVLLADDQTLFTNYRRQVAD; encoded by the coding sequence GTGCGCCTGCTTCATCACGCGGACCCTCGACCATCCGCCGAGCTCAGCCGAGCAGACCTGATCGATCTCTATCGCTGGCCCGAAGGCGGCTCCGGACCGGTCGTCCGGAGCAACTTCGTCTCGACCCTCGACGGATCGGTGCAGGGTCTGGACGGGCGCTCCGGATCGATCAACACCGAGAGCGACCACGAGATCTTCGCGCTTCTCCGGGCGTTGTCGGACGTGATCATGGTGGGTGCCGGGACTATCCGCGCCGAGGGCTATCAGGCCGTGGATCTGCAACCGTGGCAGCGATCCATCAGGTCGGCCGAAGGCCTCGCACCCTTCCCGATCCTGGTGGTGGTCACCAGGTCGCTCCACCTCGATCCGGCGTTCGCGGCGCCACCCGTCGAGCACGGTCCGGTGATCGTGGTGACCAGCGGGGACCATGAGCCGGGCACGATCGAACCGCTCCGTGACGCGGGCGCGGAGGTGCTGCAGGTGCCAGGACCGACCGTCAACCTCGGCTGGGTGCTGGATTCGCTCGCCGCGCGGGGCGAGCGTCGGATCCTGACCGAGGGCGGCCCCAGCCTGCACCGTGATCTGCTGGCTGCCGGACTGGTCGACCGGCTCTCCCTCACCCTGGCCCCCAGCGTCGTCGGCGGTGTCGGGCACCGCTCCACTGCCGGGGCCGCGTTGCCCGAGCGCGCCGACTTCGACCTGGACTTCGTGCTGCTCGCCGACGACCAGACCCTGTTCACCAACTACCGGCGTCAGGTTGCTGACTGA
- a CDS encoding PPK2 family polyphosphate kinase, giving the protein MKQAHQPILTPGTGVRQNARVASKKSKKHKGVAAAPVHPPEPPPKQTLSEVLRLPAGPVDLAALDSRATPGFPGLGKDHVPALMDQLGTSLADRQECLFANGRSGDSARNVLVILQGMDTSGKGGIIRHAIGLVDPQGVKITSFKAPTAEERQHPFLWRITNALPGPGMIGIFDRSQYEDVLIARVNELATKQVWSRRYALINNWEQKLADAGTTIIKCYLHITPEDQLGRLQARLDDPTKHWKYNPGDLDVRAKWSDYQAAYADALERCNTDAAPWYVIPAGRKWYRNWAVAALLDEHLRALGLTWPKAGFDVAEEKQRLAAM; this is encoded by the coding sequence ATGAAGCAGGCGCACCAGCCCATCCTGACACCCGGGACCGGCGTACGGCAGAATGCCCGCGTGGCCTCGAAGAAGTCGAAGAAGCACAAAGGCGTGGCGGCTGCACCCGTGCATCCACCGGAGCCGCCGCCGAAGCAGACGCTGAGCGAGGTCCTGCGGTTGCCGGCCGGGCCGGTCGATCTCGCCGCCCTGGACAGCAGGGCCACCCCCGGGTTTCCGGGATTGGGCAAGGATCACGTCCCCGCACTGATGGATCAGCTGGGGACCTCGCTGGCCGACCGCCAGGAGTGTCTGTTCGCCAACGGTCGCTCGGGGGACTCGGCACGGAATGTGCTGGTGATCCTGCAGGGCATGGACACGTCCGGCAAGGGCGGGATCATCCGGCATGCCATCGGTCTGGTCGACCCGCAGGGCGTCAAGATCACCTCGTTCAAGGCGCCAACCGCCGAGGAGCGCCAGCACCCGTTCCTGTGGCGGATCACCAACGCCCTGCCTGGGCCGGGGATGATCGGCATCTTCGATCGCTCACAGTACGAGGACGTGCTGATCGCCCGCGTCAACGAGCTGGCCACCAAGCAGGTCTGGTCACGCCGCTACGCTTTGATCAACAACTGGGAGCAGAAGCTGGCCGATGCCGGCACGACGATCATCAAGTGCTACTTGCACATCACGCCCGAGGATCAGCTCGGGCGGTTGCAGGCGCGGCTGGACGATCCCACCAAGCACTGGAAGTACAACCCCGGTGACCTCGACGTGCGCGCGAAGTGGTCGGACTATCAGGCTGCGTACGCCGACGCTCTCGAACGATGCAATACCGATGCCGCACCGTGGTACGTGATTCCGGCCGGTCGGAAGTGGTATCGCAACTGGGCCGTCGCGGCGCTGCTGGACGAGCACCTCCGCGCGCTCGGATTGACCTGGCCGAAGGCCGGTTTCGATGTCGCAGAGGAGAAGCAGCGCCTCGCCGCGATGTAG
- a CDS encoding putative quinol monooxygenase — MANPNPLFLVVTIYPKTDKLAEAEAQLHKMRAASQQEEGCEFMHLTQGIDDHRDIWVMIEKFRSRADWDAHMASEHNQRGNAELEPLLRQPSDLQLFHEKLPE; from the coding sequence ATGGCCAATCCGAACCCCCTGTTCCTGGTGGTGACGATCTATCCCAAGACCGACAAGCTCGCCGAGGCGGAGGCCCAGCTGCACAAGATGCGCGCTGCCTCCCAGCAGGAGGAGGGCTGTGAGTTCATGCACCTGACGCAGGGCATCGACGACCATCGCGACATCTGGGTGATGATCGAGAAGTTCCGGTCACGGGCCGACTGGGACGCTCACATGGCCTCCGAGCACAACCAGCGCGGCAACGCCGAACTGGAGCCGCTGCTGAGGCAGCCTTCCGACCTGCAGCTGTTCCACGAGAAGCTGCCGGAATAG